The Streptomyces sp. NBC_01197 genome window below encodes:
- a CDS encoding ABC transporter permease, whose amino-acid sequence MGELTDAWSWLTTGSNWSGESGAEHRLAEHLTVSGIAFALACLIALPVALRLGHIGRGGALAVNISNVGRAIPTFAVLALLLLTPLRSHGDLPTVIALVLFAVPPLLTNAYTGMREVDRSVVEAARGMGMSGRQLFLRVELPLAYPLIMTGLRSAAVQVIATATLAAMTGGGGLGRIITAGFNTYDTAQVVAGALLVAALALVVEGLLVVADRLLDPRRKAA is encoded by the coding sequence ATGGGCGAGTTGACCGATGCCTGGAGCTGGCTGACGACGGGGTCCAACTGGTCGGGGGAGAGCGGTGCGGAGCACCGGCTCGCCGAGCATCTGACGGTCAGCGGGATCGCGTTCGCGCTGGCGTGCCTCATCGCGCTGCCGGTCGCGCTCCGGCTGGGGCACATCGGCCGGGGCGGCGCGCTGGCCGTGAACATCTCCAACGTGGGGCGCGCGATACCGACGTTCGCGGTGCTCGCGCTGCTGCTGCTGACCCCGCTGCGCTCGCACGGCGATCTGCCGACCGTGATCGCCCTGGTGCTGTTCGCGGTGCCGCCCTTGCTGACCAACGCGTACACCGGGATGCGCGAGGTGGACCGGTCGGTGGTGGAGGCGGCCCGGGGGATGGGGATGTCGGGGCGCCAGCTGTTCCTGCGGGTCGAGCTTCCGCTCGCCTATCCGCTGATCATGACCGGACTCAGGTCGGCAGCGGTCCAGGTGATAGCCACGGCGACGCTGGCCGCGATGACCGGCGGCGGCGGCCTGGGCCGGATCATCACCGCGGGGTTCAACACGTACGACACCGCGCAGGTGGTGGCGGGCGCGCTGCTCGTCGCCGCGCTGGCCCTCGTCGTGGAGGGCCTGCTGGTGGTGGCGGACCGGCTGCTCGACCCGCGGCGCAAGGCGGCCTGA
- a CDS encoding ABC transporter substrate-binding protein has translation MIKTSRIAGAVLGVVALTGSLAACGGGGDSLEKSKDGGGSGAAAGSGKKGSLVIGAAGFTESKVLAALYSQVLADAGYKTSVTSVNNRELYEPSLEKGQIDVVPEYAATLAEFLNAKTNGAKQAEKKPVASGDVAATVAALKKLAGPRGLKVLPAGAAVDQNAFAVTKEFAAKNKLKSLSDLGKSKAKVKIAAGDECAVRPFCAPGLKSKYGIDVTGIDPKGVGTPQAKQAVKDGTDQLVLTTTTDATLDTYGLVLLQDDKKLQNADNVLPVVNAKGAGSPDIAAALAKLTSALTTADLVQLNRKVDSQRAKPDDVAKDYLKSKSLIN, from the coding sequence ATGATCAAGACCTCGCGAATAGCGGGCGCGGTGCTCGGCGTGGTGGCCCTGACGGGCTCCCTCGCGGCGTGCGGCGGCGGCGGCGACAGCCTCGAGAAGAGCAAGGACGGCGGCGGGTCGGGTGCCGCGGCCGGTTCGGGCAAGAAAGGCTCGCTCGTCATCGGCGCCGCCGGCTTCACCGAGTCGAAGGTGCTCGCCGCGCTGTACAGCCAGGTGCTGGCCGACGCCGGATACAAGACCTCGGTCACCTCGGTGAACAACCGCGAACTCTACGAACCCTCGCTGGAGAAGGGCCAGATCGACGTCGTACCGGAATACGCGGCCACCCTCGCCGAATTCCTCAACGCCAAGACGAACGGCGCCAAGCAGGCCGAGAAGAAGCCCGTCGCCTCCGGCGATGTCGCGGCGACCGTGGCGGCCCTGAAGAAGCTGGCGGGCCCGCGCGGGCTGAAGGTGCTGCCGGCCGGTGCGGCGGTCGATCAGAACGCCTTCGCGGTGACCAAGGAATTCGCCGCCAAGAACAAGCTCAAGTCCCTTTCGGATCTGGGGAAGTCGAAGGCGAAGGTCAAGATCGCCGCAGGTGACGAATGCGCGGTCCGGCCGTTCTGCGCACCGGGCCTGAAGTCGAAGTACGGCATTGACGTCACCGGCATCGACCCCAAGGGCGTCGGCACCCCGCAGGCCAAGCAGGCGGTCAAGGACGGCACCGACCAGCTGGTGCTGACCACCACGACGGACGCGACGCTGGACACCTACGGTCTGGTCCTGCTCCAGGACGACAAGAAGCTCCAGAACGCGGACAATGTCCTGCCGGTCGTGAATGCCAAGGGCGCGGGCAGCCCCGACATCGCGGCGGCTCTCGCCAAGCTCACATCGGCGCTGACGACCGCCGATCTGGTCCAGCTGAACCGCAAGGTCGACTCCCAGCGCGCGAAGCCCGACGATGTCGCGAAGGACTATCTGAAGTCGAAGAGCTTGATCAACTAG